One genomic region from Rosa rugosa chromosome 1, drRosRugo1.1, whole genome shotgun sequence encodes:
- the LOC133725169 gene encoding auxin-induced protein IAA6-like, giving the protein MAKEGLGLEITELRLGLPSGPSLVDKIKEKKRVFSEINGGDGNGANSGDRDDYRKDQAKSQVVGWPPVCSYRRKVNSLSETSKMYVKVSMDGAPFLRKIDLGMHNCYADLAVALEKLFGCFGIGEVLKDADSCEFAPIYEDKDGDWMLVGDVPWEMFLESCKRLRIMKRSDAKGFGVLESKGFLKATMKDEPK; this is encoded by the exons ATGGCGAAAGAAGGTCTAGGGCTGGAAATTACAGAGCTGAGGTTAGGTCTCCCTAGTGGTCCAAGTTTAGTGGACAAAatcaaggagaagaagagggtGTTTTCAGAGATTAATGGGGGGGATGGGAACGGCGCCAACTCTGGTGACCGTGATGACTACCGGAAAGATCAAGCCAAGAGTCAAGTTGTGGGGTGGCCTCCGGTGTGTTCATATCGGAGGAAGGTTAACAGCTTGAGTGAGACTTCGAAAATGTACGTGAAAGTCAGCATGGATGGTGCGCCTTTTCTTCGTAAAATAGACTTGGGCATGCACAATTGCTATGCAGATCTTGCTGTGGCCTTGGAGAAGCTATTTGGTTGTTTTGGTATAG GCGAGGTGTTGAAGGATGCAGACAGCTGCGAGTTTGCACCCATTTATGAAGACAAGGATGGAGATTGGATGCTAGTGGGAGACGTCCCTTGGGA GATGTTTCTCGAGTCATGCAAGAGACTGCGGATCATGAAGAGATCGGATGCCAAGGGATTTGGAGTCCTGGAGTCCAAGGGCTTCCTCAAGGCAACGATGAAAGACGAGCCTAAATAA